The segment CGCGGCGCAGGCGCGGCAAGGCGGCTCCAGGGTCCAAGACCGAGGAACTCCTCGTTACGGGGCTTCGGCAGTCGATGCGCCAGTCTCTCGAGATGAAGCGCGCCGCGGTTGGGATCGTGGACGCCATCGTGGCCGAGGACATCGGCAAGCTTCCGGACCAGAACGTGGCCGAGGCGCTTCAGCGCGTCACCGGCGTTGCCATCGACCGCGTCAACGGCGAAGGGCAGAGCATCAGCGTCCGCGGTCTGGGCTCCAACTTCAGCGTGACGACCGTCAACGGCCGCTCCTTGGCCTCGGAGCGGGGCGGGCGGGGCTTTGCCTTCGATGTACTGGCGCCCGAGTTGCTGGCCTCGGTGGAGGTCCAAAAAAGCCCGTCGGCCGCTGGGCGAGAAGGCGGGATCGGCGCGACGGTCAACATGAACACCGCCCGGCCCTCGCACTTCGGTCGCTTCGTCTTGGCCGGCTCGTTGCAGGCAGTCTACGACGAGCTTGCCCAAACCTTCAATCCGCGTGCCAATGCGCTCATCAGCGACGTGTTCGCCGATGGAACGCTGGGTATGATGCTCACGCTTTCGTACTCCAAGCGCGCACTGCGGCAGGACTTGTACGAGTCGAACTACCGCACGGACGAAATGAGAGGCAACACGCGGTTGATTCCACGCCCGGCCGATCTTCCCCCCGATGTCCCCGTGAGCCTGCCCCAGTATCCCCGGTTTCGAAAGAGTGCCGACCAGCGCGAGCGGATCGGTGGGTCTGCGGCGCTGGAGTGGAAGCCCAACGACCAGCTCAGCGTGGTGGTCGACGGCCTCTTCTCCCGCTTCCACGTCGATTCGGAAACCAACGTCGTGCTCCTGCCGTTCGATACGCCGCTCTGGAGGGATGGTCGCTTCACCGAGACGGTGGTCGACAGGTCGGGCACGGTGCAGCGCTTCGTGGCCGAAGACCCTTTTCTGATCGAGGTACACCATCAAATTTCGCCCCGCAGGACCGACACCTGGATGACGGGCCTGAACAGCACTTGGCACACCCCTCGCCACACACTCAGCGCCGACGTGTCGTACTCGCGGGCGCTCAGCGCAAACAACGGCGACAATCGGATTGCGTCCCTTCGCACGTATGCGAATCGCGGCGTCTTCGACGCCACCACAGGCAACAGGATTCCGGATCTACGTTTTGATCCTCCGATCGGCCAAGCTCCCTTCGGCGCACACTGGGCGATGATCAACGGCACCGATGTGCGGGACGAGGTCTTCGAGGCGCGTCTCGATGCTGCACAATACCTTGACTCCTTCCCGCTCACGCTGCGCACCGGCCTGGACGTCGCCCGCCGCGCCAAGACCAGGACAACCTACGAACCCGAAAACGCGGCTGCCTTTGCCCATGGTCGATTCGCCGGCGTGCCAGGCAGCGTTCCAGAGGACCTGCTGGTGCGCGTGCCCAACAGCAGAAGCGTCTGGGTCCGCATCCCGTTCGAGCGGCTCTACATCCCTCCCAGCGGCTCCCCCTTTCTGTCCCATCAGAAGGGCGATTTCCCACGCGACCTGATCGACTACGATCTGAACGGGCTGTTTGACTACTTCCGCTCCCTGAATCTGCCGGTCTACGAACAGCTCCTGCCCCGTCTCCGCCTACAGAGCACCTTCGACGTGAGCGAGCTGGTGTACACCGCGTACATCTCGGCCACGCTGCGAGGCGAGCTCGGTCAGATGCCGTACGTTGTCGACGCCGGAGTCCGGGGCTCTCTGACGCAGGTGAGATCCAGCGCCTATCAAAGGCACCTGATCCGGATCCATCGCTCGGTGGAGGACCAAAGCATAATGAGGACGGAATACGGCGACCCCGAGCCGTACGCTGTGACCAGCAAGTACCTGAATCTGCTGCCGAGCGCGACCTTTCGGCTCAACCTCGACGACGATCTGATCCTGCGCGCGAGCGGCTCGATGGCGATCACCCGGCCGGATATCGGTAGCCTCTCGCCCACCTACAGAGTCGAGTCCGGGACCAGCCGCAACGTGATTCACGAGCAAAACCCGGACCTCGACCCCTACCGATCGATCCAGGCCGATCTCGCGCTGGAATGGTACTTCGCAACCTCTTCCGCGCTTACCGGTTCGGTATACTTCAAGCATATCGACGGCTTCATCGTGACCGTGCTCGAAGAGGACGTGATTGCGCATGTCGACTTCGATCCCGGCTTCACCTACAGCCGGCGCCGGCCCATAAACGGAAAAAGCGCTCGGGTCGGCGGGATCGAGCTCGGATACCAGCAGACCTTCGACATGCTGCCAGCTTTTTTGAGCGGGTTCGGGGCGCTGGCGAACTGCAGCTACAATCTAAGCAGCGGATCCAGTGAAGGGCCGAACGACGAGAAGCTGCCGATGGTCGGCTATTCCAAGTACAACTACAACTTGGCTCTGTTTTATGACAAAGGCCCCATCAGCGGGCGGATCGCGCTCAACACGCGCAGTCGTTATCTCGTGAGACCACGCCCGATCACCTACCGGCAGGCCTACTCACAGCTCGACGTGAGTCTGGGTTACCGCTTCGGTGAGCACGTGACCCTCTTCGCGAACGGCATCAACCTGCTGAACGCCGCTTCGATCGAGTACGATCGAACGCCGGACCGTTTGACCTACCTAGGTTACACGGGAAGGCAGGTATCCATGGGCGTGCGTGGTCGGCTCTGATTGTGTGTGAGATTTGGGTTACGTATGCCAGCGAGGATCACGGGTTGGGTGCGCCCGGGTAGGGAGGGGGCACCAGGGCGCACAGGGGAGCGATGAGGTCCATGGGGCTGAGCACGATGGTGCTGGTGGCATCGGACCAGGGGGGGACTACGTTCGCTGCACCATGCAGATGCAGAGCTGCAGGCGCGTCGGTCCGGGTTCCGGAACCGGCCCCAGGGTTGGCGACGATCGGCTCCGGAACCCGGACCGGCCGCCGGTGCATCAGCCTACGCTCGACACCATGGAGAGCGCATGACCTTCGCGCAGATTCACAGCCCGGTCCAGCGTGACGACGACGCGATTGCCGCTCTGCCGCACTTGGCTCTGGGCGCGATCGTTGACTACGACGGACGCGATCTTCTTGCCGGCCAGCGCCCCCGCCAGCGCAACGGAAAACCGCCTCAGACGTAGCCGTCCGTGGTGCAGCGAGATACGGCTGTGCAGCTCGTTGCCCTCGATACCCTGCTCGTAGCTGCCCCAACCCTCGGCGCTGGTGAAAGCGGCCTTGAACTTGTCGGGTGAGACCTTGGGAGCGAACCCCAGCCAGCCTTTGGGCCCGTGATGCTCGTAACCGCACGCCGACAGAAACGCGCCGAAGCTTGCCATGGAGCGCGCGTAGTGATCGGAGCACTCGATTTCATTGAACGGATTTCGCTTGTCGGGCGCGTAGCGTTCGTGAATCGCTTTGACGATCGCGAGACCGCGCTCTACGAGCTCGTCGCCCGGTTCACCCTCGGCAATCATGTGAGCGGCAGCCTGATACTCGAACCCATTCATGCACTCGTTGAAATAGCCTCCGGGACCCGTCCAGACATCGGGGTTTTTCGCGGGGCGTAGCGCTTCGCCCGGGATCGCCTGCTTGGCACCGCCCTTGGGCCAGGTACACATGACAAGGCCCGCCTCCCCGGGCATGGCATACCAGCGGAAGGTCTGCTCGATCTCGACATGCTTGAGCGCGTATCCGCCTGCGTCGGGTGCGAAATTGTACTTCCAAAGACTCTTGAGCGCGGACACCGTTTGCTCTTTGGGAATCACGCGCCCGAGCCCAACTTGATGCGCCCAGGCTTGCCCCAGCACCTGGTCGATATGGCAGCCAGGACCGCTACGTAGCGCCTTGGGATGCTTGGGGTCGGGCTTGTGAATGAAGTATTCGCCATCGAATAATTGCGTTACGATGTTGCGTTGGCCTCGGTCCAGAATCTGACGACAGCGCGTGGCAAACGGCTCCTCGCCCACCTCTCGTGCCATCGCCTCGCCCGCAGCCAGCACGGCGAGATACAGCCCGCTGATCCAACCCATCGGGCCAAACCACGCCGCGTCGAGCGTATGAGGCTGCTTGCCTTCGATCAGGCCGCTGCCGTTTCCGTCCTTGGCGATAAGGAACTCGATGGACTTCTTGACCCTGGGCCACAGAGATCTGAGGAACGTATCGTCGGCGGACATCAGGTGCTCGCGATATGTGCGCAGAATCGTGCCTGCCTGGCCGTCGGTAGCCTCGCTGGGCGCGTTCTCGGCGCGATGGCCGATCAGGCCATTGTCAGGATCAAACGCGATCCCGTAGTCCGTGATGGAACGGAAGGCGCGCTCGAGCTCGGGGAAAACCCGCGACAGCGCCTGCGCATAGTGCCAGACGTGCGTGCAGGTGCCCGGATAGCAGTCGACGCCCTCCCAGGCATACAGGCGGCCACTATCAAACCAGTGGAGCACGTTCGTGGCAGCGCAGT is part of the Pseudomonadota bacterium genome and harbors:
- a CDS encoding TonB-dependent receptor, translating into MPTLSDPTYFGSAGAVLSKHGPLSFLRAPNAGRSGLRMDPSILIPSLLAGLVCAASPCVLHAQSSDPEPTPNDEPGAEPNAEPGVEPDADEAPARGADESTRRDAKQPQGKERGKVEKRSAGARRRRGKAAPGSKTEELLVTGLRQSMRQSLEMKRAAVGIVDAIVAEDIGKLPDQNVAEALQRVTGVAIDRVNGEGQSISVRGLGSNFSVTTVNGRSLASERGGRGFAFDVLAPELLASVEVQKSPSAAGREGGIGATVNMNTARPSHFGRFVLAGSLQAVYDELAQTFNPRANALISDVFADGTLGMMLTLSYSKRALRQDLYESNYRTDEMRGNTRLIPRPADLPPDVPVSLPQYPRFRKSADQRERIGGSAALEWKPNDQLSVVVDGLFSRFHVDSETNVVLLPFDTPLWRDGRFTETVVDRSGTVQRFVAEDPFLIEVHHQISPRRTDTWMTGLNSTWHTPRHTLSADVSYSRALSANNGDNRIASLRTYANRGVFDATTGNRIPDLRFDPPIGQAPFGAHWAMINGTDVRDEVFEARLDAAQYLDSFPLTLRTGLDVARRAKTRTTYEPENAAAFAHGRFAGVPGSVPEDLLVRVPNSRSVWVRIPFERLYIPPSGSPFLSHQKGDFPRDLIDYDLNGLFDYFRSLNLPVYEQLLPRLRLQSTFDVSELVYTAYISATLRGELGQMPYVVDAGVRGSLTQVRSSAYQRHLIRIHRSVEDQSIMRTEYGDPEPYAVTSKYLNLLPSATFRLNLDDDLILRASGSMAITRPDIGSLSPTYRVESGTSRNVIHEQNPDLDPYRSIQADLALEWYFATSSALTGSVYFKHIDGFIVTVLEEDVIAHVDFDPGFTYSRRRPINGKSARVGGIELGYQQTFDMLPAFLSGFGALANCSYNLSSGSSEGPNDEKLPMVGYSKYNYNLALFYDKGPISGRIALNTRSRYLVRPRPITYRQAYSQLDVSLGYRFGEHVTLFANGINLLNAASIEYDRTPDRLTYLGYTGRQVSMGVRGRL
- a CDS encoding non-lysosomal glucosylceramidase — its product is MSACLAPACGPAFAGPFEHKDPGAHLIPADKKLSAAWIKSLYERSAPEVYSGWDRQLKYVGMPIGGIGCGQLYLGGDGRLWLWDIFKSNYRREPDHGQRLKFMTLCGHYTDPVAFGEQYNKLNGASVEQGFAVRVRTDAGLTAKTLDHHGFPQVTFRGEYPVARVAYLGAKLPLKIELEAFSPFIPLNAADSALPATITSFRLVNTGTKALEVDLGGWLQNATCPYVTEARLGRRVNAWSSAKGRVTLLASIESQGPQPRTPLEKRHGYGSMALSLLEDDLAPWGTTALSQPDGLFEHVGVAPRGRPQRQTLDRPLLGALGATVRLKPGESRTLDFAITWYFPDYQETEAAPGHLSQLRDFEKLRRHYAPRFDSAAAVADYLARNKKRLLGGTRKWNQTWYDSTLPHWFLDRTFVAIDCAATNVLHWFDSGRLYAWEGVDCYPGTCTHVWHYAQALSRVFPELERAFRSITDYGIAFDPDNGLIGHRAENAPSEATDGQAGTILRTYREHLMSADDTFLRSLWPRVKKSIEFLIAKDGNGSGLIEGKQPHTLDAAWFGPMGWISGLYLAVLAAGEAMAREVGEEPFATRCRQILDRGQRNIVTQLFDGEYFIHKPDPKHPKALRSGPGCHIDQVLGQAWAHQVGLGRVIPKEQTVSALKSLWKYNFAPDAGGYALKHVEIEQTFRWYAMPGEAGLVMCTWPKGGAKQAIPGEALRPAKNPDVWTGPGGYFNECMNGFEYQAAAHMIAEGEPGDELVERGLAIVKAIHERYAPDKRNPFNEIECSDHYARSMASFGAFLSACGYEHHGPKGWLGFAPKVSPDKFKAAFTSAEGWGSYEQGIEGNELHSRISLHHGRLRLRRFSVALAGALAGKKIASVVVNDRAQSQVRQSGNRVVVTLDRAVNLREGHALSMVSSVG